Proteins encoded together in one Vitis vinifera cultivar Pinot Noir 40024 chromosome 4, ASM3070453v1 window:
- the LOC132253626 gene encoding uncharacterized protein LOC132253626 has translation MAPKKTVSSVRVSEASEKAIDKLNAKEFRERFLIPHDVLIDLVNEEAAMPTEKGGKNAILFTKEQFNAGLRFPLPALFKEFLHFSQIPPIFIHPNLVRVLMGCSIINMLYSLDLTLLEVFFVYSLKKAKNDIFSVSAHLPSLQMVTELPDSTKGGAKGLVAVWGGWAGLSQHPSRPFSPNYTLKIPGLELRGHLVDWVEKASFACVCKLFEIDPKERAYKTLLSARNLTEVVREPQEYVINILPRKLAKDEIVPGEHYTVKELPLYQEAKEADAERRRKLLEDRDQKKTEGTIRKAPGQKRGPDSPPKKTSGKRGKLVKKHGKDAKEPTPPKEFPPPQTTYEGEVMIEEPVNAAPHSISSGPGRMSGLNHSGPSLVAAARLANVAEEAASINHPGNLNPDAAETAPLEEAGAESQSQPSDDPDRLAIVLVKEPPLKKPRLTRDLQSGLFERLQERQQEIEISCASAHDAHPDGGEVEMATETSAVPAIIPAEDASGPMCPDENMGAPIPGHELPSPSSSEEQSADDAAPASPFSYAELEAKLKQITPDWKAIKPSAKMFDMIETLVRGLRSMSQQHALFTQLLQTADYMRTFSSRHQEIENQLRLRMEEAEASLSTMREENEALRVELAEAKGQEESTAGRLHEAEGEAARLRDELSRLRTEVLNEKKQKEDLQLRLDVQKEELEREFAVEREELAADYQRQVDDTFIFGYRCCMKKNGIKRDTPSIPPSEEKKLHEKPAPR, from the exons atggctccaaaaaagacTGTTTCGTCTGTCCGGGTCAGCGAGGCTAGCGAAAAGGCGATAGACAAATTAAATGCGAAGGAGTTCCGGGAGCGATTCCTGATCCCCCATGACGTGTTGATAGACCTGGTGAACGAGGAGGCGGCTATGCCTACTGAGAAAGGTGGAAAAAACGCtatcctcttcacaaaggaacaattcaacgcggggctccggttccctctgccggcgttgttcaaggaattcctccacttctctcaaATTCCCCCCATCTTTATTCACcccaaccttgtccgggtgctgatgggatgcagcatcatcaacATGCTGTACAGCCTCGACCTGACGCTACTGgaagtgttctttgtctattccctgaagaaagcaaagaatgatatcttcagtgtgtccgctcacctgccctcccttcaaatggtgacagaactgccagattcgacaaagggaggggcgaaggggctggtggcaGTCTGGGGTGGATGGGCGGGGCTATCGCAGCATCCGTCGAGGCCTTTTTCTCCGAATTATACCCTAAAAATTCCGG gtttggaattgaggggccaccttgtggattgggtggaaaaggcaTCCTTTGCCTGTGTctgcaaattatttgaaatagatcccaaggagagggcctacaaaacattgcTCTCGGCGCGGAATTTGACAGaggtcgtccgggagccccaggaatatgttatcaacATCCTTCCTAGGAAATTGGCAAAGGATgagatagtgcctggggagcattatacagTGAAAGAGCTCCCCCTCTATCAGGAAGCTAAAGAAGCTGACGCTGAAAGGCGGCGAAAGCTCCTGGAGGATAGAGATCAGAAAAAGACtgaaggcactatccggaaggctcccggacagaagcgGGGTCCGGACTCCCCTCCGAAGAAAACTTCAGGAAAAAGggggaagctggtgaagaagcatgggaaggatgcgaaggaacccactcctcccaaggagtttcctcctccacaaactacctatgagggggaagtaatgatagaggagccagtaaatgctgctccgcattctatctcaagcggccccGGGCGCATGTCGGGGTTGAATCACTCAGGTCCCTCCTTAGTCGCGGCTGCGCGTCTAGCCaacgtggctgaggaagctgcatctatcAACCATCCGGGCAACCTCAATCCGGATGCAGCTGAAACGGccccgttggaggaagcgggggcagaaagccaaagtcagccttccgacgACCCGGATCGCCTGGCTATAGTCCTGGTGAAAGAGCCTCCCCTCAAGAAGCCGCGTTTGACGCGCGATCTACAGTCCGGACTCTTTGAgcggcttcaagagcggcagcaagagattgaaattagttgcgcttctgcccatgacgctcatccggatggaggcgaggtggagatggcTACTGAGACCTCAGCCGTTCCGGCAATAATTCCGGCTGAGGATGCATCCGGACCTATGTGCCCGGACGAAAATATGGGGGCTCCGATTCCGGGACACGAGCTACCCTCTCCTTCCTCATCCGAGGAGCAATCTGCTGATGATGCCGCTCCcgctagccctttcagctacgcggagttggaagctaagttaaagcagattactcctgactggaaagccatcaagccctctgctaagatgtttgatatgatagaaacg ctggtgaggggcctccgcagcatgtctcaacaacacgctctttttactcagctgctgcagaccgcagactatatgaggaccttctcctctcggcaccaagagattgaaaatcaactgcgtctgagaatggaggaggctgaggccagtctatccaccatgcgagaggaaaatgaagccctccgggtggagttggctgaggcaaagggtcaagaagaatcaactgcgggccgccttcatgaggcggagggtgaggcagcccggctaagggatgaattgagtcgactccggacagaagttttgaatgaaaagaaacagaaggaagacttgcagctgcgtctggatgtgcaaaaagaggaacttgaacgggagtttgctgtggaaagggaggaacttgcagcggattaccagagacaagtggatgatacatttatctttgggtatcgctgctgcatgaagaagaacggtataaagcgagataccccttcaattcctccaagtgaagaaaagaagctccatgAGAAACCTGCTCCCCGATAG
- the LOC132252546 gene encoding cuscuta receptor 1-like, protein MERHFGIWAFLVLFLVLDYGCFGCLDEERIALLVLKAAFCSPDCSSLPSWEDEESDCCGWERVECSNTTGRVLKLFLNNTRESSQEYLYINASLFSPFVELKILNLSTNMLATLGDDEGSERPFKLNNLELLDLSSNTLDISMLASLTELSSLKSLSLGTNILEGSIQELAALHNLEELDLSNNLLESFITTKGLKSLRKLRVLHLETNGFNISTLKSLGRLSLLKELYLGGNKLEGSVTLRELNNLRNLEVLDLSSTNISSSILQIVEVMTSLKALSLRSNGINGSQTALQGLCKLRNLQELDLSDNGFEGSVSPCLGNLTSLRALDLSKNRFSGNLDSSLFAGLMKLEFLSLSHNVFQTFPPISSFAKHSKLEVLDLICGNNTLLLESEDQTWVPSFQLKVFRLSSCILKTGSIPSFLHHQHDLRVVDLSNSSLEEDFPTWLMKNNTRLEELNLKNNSLTGYFHLPYRPHIFTSAIDISNNLLQGQMPSNISVSLPNLMFLNVSRNSFEGSIPSFGGMRKLLFLDLSNNLFTGGIPEDLAMGCPSLEYLILSKNDLHGQMFPRVSNLPSLRHLELDDNHFSGKIPDLSNSSGLERLDVSHNSISGKLPGWIGNMSNLAALVMPNNSLEGPIPVEFCSLDALELLDLSNNSLSGSLPSCFSPSSLIHVHLQENHLTGPLTKAFTRSMHLATLDIRNNNLSGGIPDWISMFSGLSILLLKGNHFQGKIPYQLCQLSKITILDLSYNSLSGHIPSCLNKIRFRTGFRSGKFSIISYFQSSGFSSYLYHSQHIELSQVNVNSYPIAYDKAMAEFTTKNRTDFYKGNFLYSMTGIDLSSNKLTGAIPPEIGNLSQVHALNLSHNILTGPIPAAFSGLKSIESLDLSYNNLTGTIPGELTELTNLAVFSVAYNNLSGKIPEMTAQFGTFLENSYVGNPYLCGSLLRKNCSRAEEEAEIEEGEKGLTDRDIFYVCFGASYVVVLLGVAAVLYINGGWRKKWFHVIDVVASRIRWSTLLLYGWTRDSQHTRGS, encoded by the exons ATGGAGAGGCATTTTGGGATTTGGGCCTTCTTAGTTTTGTTTCTGGTACTGGATTATGGGTGTTTTGGATGCTTAGATGAAGAGAGGATTGCTCTCTTAGTGCTGAAAGCTGCCTTCTGTTCTCCAGATTGTTCTTCTCTTCCATCTTGGGAAGATGAAGAAAGTGACTGCTGTGGATGGGAAAGGGTTGAGTGTAGCAACACAACAGGACGAGTACTCAAGCTTTTTCTCAACAATACGAGGGAGTCATCCCAGGAATATTTGTACATCAATGCCTCTTTGTTTAGTCCATTTGTGGAGCTAAAAATACTCAATTTATCTACTAATATGCTGGCCACTTTGGGTGATGATGAGG GCTCTGAAAGACCATTTAAGTTGAACAATCTGGAGCTCCTTGATTTAAGCAGTAATACTTTGGACATCAGCATGCTCGCATCTTTGACTGAACTCTCATCACTTAAGTCTCTATCTCTAGGTACCAACATATTGGAAGGATCAATTCAAG AGTTGGCTGCTTTGCACAACTTGGAGGAGTTGGATTTGAGTAATAATTTGTTGGAAAGCTTTATAACAACCAAAG GGCTCAAAAGTCTGAGAAAGTTGCGAGTTTTACACCTGGAGACAAATGGTTTCAATATCAGCACCCTAAAATCATTGGGGAGGCTCTCATTGCTTAAGGAGCTTTATCTTGGAGGGAATAAATTGGAAGGTTCTGTTACACTCAGAG AGCTCAATAATTTGAGAAACTTGGAGGTTCTTGATTTGTCTTCTACCAATATCAGCAGCAGCATTCTGCAAATAGTAGAAGTAATGACATCACTTAAAGCCTTATCTTTGCGAAGCAATGGAATCAATGGTTCACAGACCGCGCTTCAAG gtTTGTGCAAACTTAGGAACCTTCAAGAGTTAGACCTCAGTGATAATGGGTTTGAGGGCAGTGTCTCTCCATGTTTGGGAAACTTGACCTCCCTTCGAGCATTGGATCTATCTAAAAATCGATTTTCAGGAAACCTAGATTCATCTCTCTTTGCTGGTCTCATGAAACTAGAATTCCTTTCCCTTTCACATAATGTCTTCCAAACTTTTCCTCCCATTAGCTCCTTTGCTAAGCATTCCAAGCTTGAGGTGCTTGATCTCATCTGTGGGAATAACACATTGTTGTTAGAAAGTGAAGATCAAACTTGGGTTCCATCCTTTCAACTGAAGGTGTTTCGTCTTTCAAGTTGCATACTCAAAACAGGGTCCATTCCAAGTTTTCTTCACCACCAGCATGATTTAAGAGTAGTTGATCTCTCGAATAGCAGTTTGGAAGAAGATTTTCCCACTTGGCTGATGAAGAACAATACAAGATTGGAAGAACTAAACTTGAAGAATAACTCTCTTACAGGCTATTTTCACCTTCCTTATCGTCCACATATATTTACCTCTGCAAtagatatttccaacaatctCTTGCAAGGCCAAATGCCATCAAACATCAGTGTCTctctcccaaatctcatgttcctGAATGTGTCGAGGAATTCCTTTGAAGGTAGCATTCCTTCCTTCGGTGGTATGAGAAAATTGCTCTTTTTGGACTTGTCTAACAACTTATTCACGGGAGGAATACCCGAGGACTTGGCCATGGGTTGCCCCTCTCTGGAGTACCTTATACTCTCAAAGAATGATTTGCATGGCCAAATGTTTCCAAGGGTTTCTAATCTCCCCAGTTTGAGACATTTGGAGTTGGATGACAATCACTTCTCTGGAAAAATCCCAGACCTGTCCAACAGTTCTGGATTGGAGAGATTAGATGTTAGTCACAACTCCATATCCGGTAAGCTGCCGGGGTGGATTGGAAATATGTCAAATTTGGCTGCACTAGTCATGCCCAACAATAGTCTTGAAGGACCCATTCCTGTTGAATTTTGCTCCCTTGATGCCCTTGAACTCCTAGACCTTTCAAACAACAGTCTCTCCGGCTCCCTTCCATCCTGCTTTAGTCCATCCTCATTAATTCATGTACACTTGCAGGAAAATCATCTCACAGGACCTCTGACTAAGGCTTTCACTAGAAGCATGCATTTGGCAACTTTAGACATTAGAAATAACAATTTATCTGGTGGCATCCCAGATTGGATTTCCATGTTCTCAGGCTTAAGCATTCTCCTCTTGAAAGGAAACCATTTTCAGGGAAAAATTCCCTATCAGTTATGCCAATTGTCCAAGATAACCATATTGGATCTTTCTTACAACAGTCTCTCTGGTCATATTCCTTCTTGCTTAAACAAAATCCGATTCAGGACTGGATTTCGATCTGGGAAATTTTCCATCATATCATATTTCCAAAGCTCAGGATTCTCATCATATCTGTATCATAGCCAGCACATTGAATTATCTCAAGTAAATGTCAACAGCTACCCCATAGCTTATGATAAGGCCATGGCCGAGTTCACGACGAAGAACAGGACCGACTTCTACAAGGGAAACTTTCTATACTCCATGACTGGGATCGATCTCTCTTCCAACAAGTTGACAGGTGCAATACCTCCTGAAATTGGAAACTTGAGCCAGGTTCACGCATTGAATCTTTCTCACAACATTTTAACTGGGCCAATCCCAGCAGCCTTCTCAGGTCTGAAGAGCATAGAGAGCTTGGACCTCTCCTACAACAACCTGACTGGTACCATCCCTGGGGAACTCACTGAGCTAACCAACTTGGCAGTTTTCAGTGTGGCTTACAACAACTTAAGTGGTAAAATACCAGAAATGACAGCCCAGTTTGGGACATTCTTGGAAAACAGTTATGTGGGAAATCCTTATCTTTGTGGGTCACTGTTGAGGAAAAACTGCAGCAGAGCTGAGGAAGAAGCAGAAattgaggaaggagaaaaaggttTGACAGATAGGGACATTTTCTATGTGTGCTTTGGGGCGTCTTATGTAGTAGTATTATTAGGAGTTGCTGCTGTTCTCTACATCAATGGGGGTTGGAGAAAGAAATGGTTTCATGTCATTgatgttgtcgcctcgcgtatccgatggtccacgttgctgctatatggatggacacgtgattctcaacacacaaggggttcttga